In the genome of Hyphomonas sp. Mor2, one region contains:
- a CDS encoding ATP-binding protein, whose product MSSFRLRDYTPKSLYGRLATLVALPVIAIFAIFALYYYQEHIRDVNEKLSQSIAREVGLMVDVCQRSNLAPNDEARVEMQLGLQLDCDYENAMTWPMGARESFSYDDVLRGQINAVTEHDLQVRVIESGRVLDFRHAGEDKTVRVVVDRKRALAANTHFTIVWVLLGALFMLTLAFAFLRNQVRSILRLTEAAKAFGRGRDVPGFRPSGATEIRDAARAVTDMRARLTAFTDQRTAMLAGVSHDLRTPLTRLKLQLAMMEQSEEITGARADLDDMSKMLDEYLAFASGEEGERAEVLRLDHITRTVAERIDGVQVQEAPEITLTTRPMALTRTLSNLMSNGVGYGNRCEVQLVKGPRMAEILIDDDGPGIPEDKREDAFRPFHRLDDGRSQNVSGTGLGLTLARDFARSHGGDIRLEDSPMGGLRVRLRLPY is encoded by the coding sequence ATGAGCAGTTTTCGCCTGCGAGATTATACGCCGAAGAGCTTGTATGGACGGCTCGCCACTTTGGTGGCGCTGCCGGTTATCGCCATCTTCGCGATATTCGCGCTCTATTATTATCAGGAACACATTCGCGACGTGAACGAAAAGCTGTCGCAATCGATCGCGCGCGAGGTCGGCTTGATGGTCGATGTCTGCCAACGTTCGAACCTCGCGCCAAACGACGAAGCGCGCGTGGAAATGCAATTGGGACTGCAGCTCGATTGTGATTATGAAAATGCGATGACCTGGCCCATGGGCGCCAGAGAAAGCTTCAGCTATGACGATGTCTTGCGTGGTCAGATCAATGCGGTGACCGAGCACGATCTTCAGGTCCGGGTCATCGAATCCGGACGGGTGCTGGATTTCAGACATGCGGGTGAGGATAAGACGGTGCGCGTGGTGGTCGACCGCAAGCGAGCGCTTGCCGCGAACACGCACTTCACGATTGTCTGGGTCCTTCTCGGGGCCCTGTTCATGCTTACGCTCGCCTTTGCCTTCCTGCGCAACCAGGTCCGATCGATCCTGCGCCTGACCGAAGCGGCGAAGGCCTTTGGGCGTGGCCGCGATGTCCCGGGTTTTCGTCCAAGCGGCGCCACCGAGATTCGCGACGCCGCTCGTGCAGTAACGGATATGCGCGCGCGCCTGACGGCCTTCACCGACCAGCGCACCGCAATGCTCGCTGGGGTCAGCCATGATCTACGCACGCCGCTCACGCGGCTGAAATTGCAGCTCGCGATGATGGAACAGAGCGAAGAGATTACCGGCGCGCGCGCCGACCTCGATGATATGTCCAAGATGCTCGACGAGTATCTGGCCTTTGCCAGCGGCGAGGAAGGCGAGCGGGCCGAGGTCCTGCGCCTTGATCATATCACCCGTACCGTTGCTGAGCGAATTGATGGCGTCCAGGTTCAGGAGGCCCCCGAAATCACGCTCACTACCCGCCCCATGGCGTTGACCAGGACCCTGTCCAATCTGATGTCGAACGGCGTCGGATACGGAAATCGCTGCGAGGTGCAGCTCGTCAAAGGCCCGCGCATGGCCGAAATCTTGATCGATGATGACGGACCCGGAATCCCGGAAGATAAACGCGAGGACGCCTTCCGACCGTTTCACCGTCTTGACGATGGCCGGTCACAAAATGTGTCCGGCACCGGACTGGGTCTGACTCTGGCGCGGGATTTCGCCCGCAGTCATGGCGGCGATATTCGCCTTGAAGACAGCCCGATGGGTGGTCTTCGGGTTCGGTTGAGATTGCCTTACTAG
- a CDS encoding LysR substrate-binding domain-containing protein, with protein MRPTLRQLQYIVAVADTGRFHEAAKRLHVSQPSLSAQIAEVEKQLDIQLIERGRNGALMTPLGIEFVRRARLILRDVEDLKSAMQVSDEAFAGRIRMGVLPSVGPYLLPPVVTDLHRSYPNLRLIIQEHWADDLDRLIKEGALDCAISAPENHKDLASELLFEEPLWICTAPDDPLAGQGAVPLEALRDRELLSVGQSHRWNGTIEQLAELAGAKMSGVFTGTSLDAIRHMSATGAGIAILPAIYALAEARRDADLVLRPLDHQLARRAVALVWRPTSPLEPSFLKIAEILQQDAKAILSETGG; from the coding sequence ATGCGCCCGACCCTTAGACAGCTCCAATATATCGTCGCCGTCGCCGATACCGGCCGATTTCACGAGGCCGCCAAACGCCTTCATGTCAGCCAGCCCAGTCTCTCTGCACAGATTGCCGAGGTTGAGAAACAGCTGGACATCCAGCTAATCGAACGGGGCCGCAATGGCGCCTTGATGACGCCGCTCGGGATCGAGTTTGTCCGCCGCGCCAGACTTATTTTGCGCGATGTCGAAGATCTGAAATCTGCCATGCAGGTCAGCGATGAAGCGTTTGCAGGCCGGATCCGCATGGGCGTGCTTCCTTCGGTCGGCCCCTATCTCCTACCACCTGTGGTCACCGACCTGCACCGGTCCTATCCGAACCTGCGTCTGATCATCCAGGAGCATTGGGCTGATGATCTCGACCGTCTGATCAAGGAAGGCGCGCTCGATTGCGCCATATCTGCGCCGGAAAACCACAAGGATCTGGCGAGCGAACTGCTGTTTGAAGAGCCGCTCTGGATCTGTACCGCACCGGACGACCCCCTTGCTGGCCAGGGCGCCGTCCCGCTCGAAGCCTTGCGCGACCGGGAGCTGCTCAGCGTTGGACAAAGCCACCGCTGGAACGGTACGATCGAGCAGCTGGCCGAATTGGCGGGCGCCAAGATGAGCGGGGTGTTTACCGGCACCAGCCTCGACGCCATTCGCCACATGTCCGCGACCGGTGCAGGGATCGCCATCCTGCCAGCTATCTATGCGTTGGCGGAGGCCCGCCGCGATGCGGATCTGGTCCTGCGTCCGCTCGATCATCAGCTGGCCAGACGCGCGGTCGCCCTGGTCTGGCGCCCGACTTCCCCACTTGAGCCAAGCTTTCTGAAGATCGCCGAGATCCTGCAACAGGACGCGAAAGCGATTCTCAGCGAAACTGGCGGCTGA
- a CDS encoding TMEM175 family protein encodes MRDSIAKHLDHDPHFEWRGKNVTRIENLSDIVFALALGMLLLTGVPPQTFSELVLFLISIIPVTASFAILVLIWNAHFVFFRRYALADNTIVLINSVLLLMVLFTAYPLRFIFDGLFWYIYGVASGDYTHLLGKEMDFTNSGRSMAFFGAGYAVIYALMSLMYAHAVNKAELIGLSAKEILLTRRSVWRHRGEVLIGIVVALSAWLSPIGPFAGFLMVLNWPAAHLIDAMIKDAGDPVE; translated from the coding sequence ATGCGCGATTCGATAGCAAAACACCTGGATCACGATCCGCACTTCGAGTGGCGCGGCAAGAATGTCACCCGGATCGAGAACCTGTCGGACATCGTGTTCGCGCTTGCCCTTGGCATGTTGCTCCTGACCGGGGTGCCACCGCAAACGTTTTCAGAACTCGTCCTGTTCCTGATCTCAATCATTCCTGTGACGGCGAGCTTTGCGATTCTGGTGCTGATCTGGAACGCGCATTTCGTGTTCTTTCGGCGCTATGCCCTGGCCGACAATACGATCGTTCTGATCAATTCAGTGCTGCTCTTGATGGTGCTGTTCACCGCCTATCCCTTGCGGTTCATCTTCGATGGCCTGTTCTGGTACATCTATGGCGTCGCTTCGGGCGACTATACACACTTGCTCGGAAAGGAGATGGACTTCACCAACTCCGGACGGAGCATGGCGTTTTTCGGGGCCGGGTATGCGGTGATCTACGCCTTGATGAGCCTGATGTATGCCCATGCTGTGAACAAGGCCGAGTTGATTGGCCTGTCTGCCAAGGAGATCCTCCTCACACGCCGGTCGGTCTGGCGTCATCGCGGCGAAGTGTTGATCGGCATTGTTGTTGCGCTTAGCGCCTGGCTATCGCCCATCGGGCCGTTTGCCGGATTCCTGATGGTCCTGAATTGGCCCGCCGCGCATCTGATCGACGCGATGATCAAGGACGCGGGAGACCCAGTGGAGTAA
- a CDS encoding SAM-dependent methyltransferase, with amino-acid sequence MIRASGPISVASYMDLCLHDRQHGYYATRPGLGTDFITAPEISQVFGELLGLWLAHEWQHMGEPSSFSLVEIGPGRGTLMTDALRAANSVPGFSDALRLHFIEPSPVLRKRLMTQFKSSDPVFLDQLEQLPTQAPVLVLANEWLDCLPVQQYVRVGEAWHERVIGLDDNSALTFGLSDTPAAFEPDVPDTQTAFEIQPGLKTLTDTLQGILSQTQGRALLIDYGLSSGVPGDTLRSYENGTQISPLAAPGASDLTCDVDFGRLKRLADAADLATYGPMSQSQFLLALGAEARLNQLAKLHPDQADALYAGVKRLVDPAEMGTRFQVLCLSALKTPSPAAF; translated from the coding sequence ATGATTCGCGCGAGCGGACCGATCTCGGTCGCCAGCTATATGGATCTCTGCCTGCATGACCGGCAGCACGGTTATTATGCCACTCGTCCGGGGCTCGGCACCGACTTCATTACAGCGCCGGAAATCAGCCAGGTATTTGGCGAGCTGCTTGGCCTGTGGCTGGCGCATGAATGGCAACATATGGGCGAGCCGAGCTCCTTTTCTCTGGTCGAGATCGGCCCCGGGCGCGGCACGCTGATGACGGATGCCCTGCGTGCAGCCAACTCGGTTCCTGGATTTAGCGATGCATTGCGGCTGCACTTCATCGAACCGAGCCCGGTTCTTCGCAAACGGCTCATGACCCAGTTCAAATCAAGCGATCCGGTCTTTCTGGATCAACTGGAGCAGCTCCCCACGCAAGCGCCGGTCCTTGTCCTCGCGAATGAGTGGCTCGATTGCCTGCCGGTGCAGCAATATGTGCGCGTCGGCGAGGCCTGGCATGAGCGCGTCATTGGCCTCGATGACAACAGCGCCCTGACCTTTGGACTCAGCGATACGCCCGCGGCTTTCGAGCCGGACGTTCCGGACACGCAGACCGCGTTCGAAATTCAGCCGGGATTGAAGACCCTGACAGACACGCTGCAAGGCATCTTGTCTCAGACACAAGGCCGGGCGCTGCTGATTGATTATGGCCTGTCATCAGGCGTCCCGGGCGACACGTTGCGATCCTACGAGAATGGCACGCAGATCAGCCCGCTCGCTGCGCCTGGGGCCAGTGACCTGACGTGCGATGTCGACTTCGGTCGCCTGAAGCGCCTGGCCGATGCGGCCGATCTCGCCACCTACGGCCCGATGTCTCAGAGCCAGTTTCTGCTGGCACTCGGCGCGGAGGCACGGCTCAATCAATTGGCAAAGCTGCATCCGGACCAGGCCGATGCCTTGTATGCAGGCGTGAAACGCCTGGTCGACCCGGCAGAGATGGGCACACGCTTCCAGGTTCTTTGTCTGTCTGCGCTGAAAACCCCGTCACCTGCGGCATTTTGA
- the lgt gene encoding prolipoprotein diacylglyceryl transferase encodes MSLLAITAQQAAMSFPEMSPAIFQIDLGFLGLGKFPLRWYALAYIGGLIIGWRYALSLVKRPALWGGTSPATRDDIDDLLFYVTLGVILGGRIGYILFYQLPYQWDQTMADPASLLRIWEGGMSFHGGLLGVAIAIWWIARQRGVSLLSIGDIAGVVTPIGLFLGRMANFINAELYGRPVPEGSTWGMVFPEGRVPGSTPPAYDWNTGEWVYRGDELARYPSQVYEAVLEGLIPAIVLSIMVWQFKALQRPGLIAGLFLLFYAFGRTVSEQFRQPDAFVEGLPAWITMGQILSLPMWFGGAWLVWNALKATGVTSKA; translated from the coding sequence ATGAGTCTTCTCGCCATAACTGCCCAGCAAGCGGCCATGAGCTTCCCGGAAATGTCTCCGGCTATTTTCCAGATTGATCTCGGTTTTCTCGGCCTCGGCAAGTTCCCGCTTCGCTGGTATGCGCTCGCCTATATTGGCGGCCTGATCATTGGCTGGCGCTATGCGCTATCCCTGGTCAAACGCCCGGCGCTCTGGGGCGGGACGAGCCCGGCGACGCGCGATGATATAGATGACCTGCTGTTTTACGTGACCCTGGGCGTCATCCTGGGCGGACGGATCGGCTACATCTTATTCTATCAGTTGCCGTATCAGTGGGATCAGACCATGGCCGACCCAGCGAGCCTGCTGCGAATCTGGGAAGGCGGCATGAGCTTCCATGGGGGCTTGTTGGGGGTCGCCATCGCGATCTGGTGGATCGCCCGCCAGCGCGGCGTTTCCCTGCTGTCGATTGGCGATATCGCTGGCGTGGTCACCCCGATCGGGCTGTTCCTTGGGCGGATGGCGAACTTCATCAATGCCGAGCTATACGGCCGCCCAGTCCCGGAAGGCAGCACCTGGGGCATGGTCTTTCCCGAAGGCCGCGTCCCCGGCTCGACCCCGCCTGCCTATGACTGGAACACCGGCGAGTGGGTGTATCGCGGCGATGAATTGGCGCGCTATCCGAGTCAGGTCTATGAAGCGGTTCTGGAGGGCCTGATCCCCGCGATTGTGCTGTCAATCATGGTCTGGCAATTCAAGGCACTGCAGCGACCAGGACTCATCGCCGGTCTGTTCCTGCTCTTCTACGCCTTTGGCCGCACCGTTTCAGAACAGTTCCGCCAGCCCGATGCGTTTGTCGAGGGCCTGCCTGCCTGGATCACCATGGGCCAGATCCTGTCGCTTCCGATGTGGTTTGGCGGCGCCTGGCTGGTCTGGAATGCGCTCAAGGCCACGGGCGTGACTTCGAAAGCGTGA
- a CDS encoding electron transfer flavoprotein subunit beta/FixA family protein, translating into MKVLVPVKRVIDYNVKVRVKSDQTGVDLANVKMSMNPFDEISVEEAVRMKEAGTATEVVAVSIGPQQAQETIRTALAMGADRGILIKTDDDVEPLGVAKLLAKVVEEESPDLVILGKQAIDDDSNQTGQMLGALLGWPQGTFASEVKAEGGNVNVTREVDGGLQTVALDGPAIVTTDLRLNEPRYASLPNIMKAKKKPIDMKEPGDYGVDISPRLTVVKVTEPAEREAGEKVEDVATLVEKLKAAGAV; encoded by the coding sequence ATGAAGGTCCTCGTGCCTGTCAAACGGGTCATCGACTATAACGTAAAGGTCCGCGTAAAATCGGACCAGACCGGTGTCGATCTGGCCAATGTCAAAATGTCCATGAACCCCTTCGATGAGATTTCAGTCGAAGAAGCCGTTCGTATGAAAGAGGCCGGGACCGCGACCGAAGTCGTCGCTGTTTCCATCGGGCCTCAGCAGGCGCAGGAAACCATCCGCACCGCGCTCGCCATGGGCGCTGACCGCGGCATTCTGATCAAAACTGACGACGATGTTGAGCCACTCGGTGTGGCCAAGCTCCTCGCCAAAGTCGTCGAGGAAGAAAGCCCCGATCTGGTGATCTTGGGCAAGCAGGCGATTGACGATGACAGCAACCAGACAGGCCAGATGCTCGGGGCTCTGCTCGGCTGGCCTCAAGGGACATTCGCGTCTGAAGTCAAAGCTGAAGGCGGCAACGTCAATGTGACCCGCGAAGTCGATGGCGGCCTGCAAACCGTGGCCCTCGACGGCCCGGCGATTGTCACCACCGACCTGCGCCTGAACGAGCCACGTTATGCGTCTCTGCCGAACATCATGAAGGCCAAGAAAAAACCGATCGATATGAAAGAGCCGGGCGATTATGGCGTCGATATTTCTCCGCGTCTGACCGTGGTCAAAGTGACGGAGCCTGCCGAGCGTGAAGCCGGCGAGAAGGTCGAAGACGTCGCCACGCTGGTTGAAAAACTCAAAGCTGCGGGAGCTGTATAA
- a CDS encoding electron transfer flavoprotein subunit alpha/FixB family protein encodes MAVLVIADHDNAALSDATAKTVTAAKAFGGDVDVLVAGKGAGDVAAAAAGLDGVRKVLHADGDAYEKQLAEAMEALIVPLMDGYDALFAPATTMGKNVTPRIAAKLDVMQLSDIIGIEGQDTFVRPIYAGNAIMTVKSADAKKVVTVRGTAFEAAGSGGSAAVEAVDAPAGPFKSAFVSEEIVESDRPELTAAKRIVSGGRALGSAEEFERLMNPLADKLGAAVGASRAAVDAGYAPNDYQVGQTGKIVAPELYIAIGISGAIQHLAGMKDSKIIVAINKDEEAPIFQVADYGLVADLFNAVPELTDAL; translated from the coding sequence ATGGCTGTTCTGGTAATTGCTGATCACGATAATGCGGCTCTGTCTGATGCAACCGCAAAAACTGTCACCGCGGCGAAAGCCTTTGGCGGTGATGTAGACGTTCTGGTTGCCGGAAAAGGCGCTGGTGATGTCGCTGCCGCTGCTGCTGGTCTCGACGGTGTTCGCAAAGTCCTGCACGCGGATGGCGATGCTTATGAAAAGCAGCTCGCTGAAGCCATGGAAGCTCTGATCGTTCCTCTGATGGACGGCTATGACGCTCTGTTCGCGCCGGCCACCACGATGGGCAAGAATGTCACGCCTCGCATCGCAGCTAAGCTCGATGTGATGCAGCTGTCCGACATTATCGGCATTGAAGGTCAGGACACATTTGTGCGTCCGATCTATGCCGGTAACGCGATCATGACGGTTAAATCCGCTGACGCCAAAAAGGTCGTCACCGTTCGCGGAACGGCCTTCGAAGCGGCCGGGTCTGGTGGGTCTGCAGCGGTCGAAGCTGTCGACGCGCCAGCCGGACCGTTCAAGTCTGCCTTCGTCTCTGAAGAGATTGTCGAAAGCGACCGTCCGGAACTCACGGCTGCCAAGCGAATCGTGTCGGGTGGCCGGGCTCTCGGTTCTGCCGAAGAGTTTGAGCGTCTGATGAACCCGCTGGCGGACAAGCTCGGCGCTGCTGTCGGCGCTTCTCGCGCCGCTGTTGATGCCGGTTATGCGCCCAACGATTATCAGGTCGGTCAGACCGGCAAGATCGTAGCGCCTGAGCTGTACATCGCGATCGGTATTTCCGGCGCGATCCAGCACCTGGCCGGAATGAAGGACTCCAAGATCATCGTCGCGATCAACAAGGACGAGGAAGCGCCGATCTTCCAGGTCGCTGATTACGGCCTGGTCGCGGACCTGTTCAACGCCGTGCCGGAGCTGACCGACGCGCTTTAG
- a CDS encoding glutathione S-transferase family protein: MLKLHHLRVGRSIFTVWLLEELGAEYKMDIYDRNEMGRAPPELKNAHPLGKSPVIDDDGFVLAESGAIALYLLEKFDPDNKFGPPADPKGHAEWMQWLMYTEASAFAPMLIKLLLSRSEDKPPVFDMFAAGEVALQLGYVEARLADRDYVMGDAFSAPDIGMTYVAEMAERLGELGPYPKLSAYLARNKARPAFQRALEKTGG, encoded by the coding sequence ATGCTGAAACTCCACCATCTGCGCGTTGGGCGCTCGATCTTTACCGTCTGGCTGCTCGAGGAACTCGGCGCCGAGTACAAGATGGACATCTATGATCGTAATGAAATGGGCCGTGCGCCGCCGGAACTGAAAAACGCACATCCGCTCGGCAAGTCACCCGTGATTGATGATGATGGCTTTGTCCTGGCAGAATCCGGCGCGATCGCACTCTACCTGCTCGAGAAGTTTGACCCGGACAACAAGTTTGGCCCGCCTGCCGATCCCAAGGGTCACGCCGAGTGGATGCAATGGTTGATGTATACCGAAGCGTCTGCCTTCGCACCGATGCTGATCAAACTGCTGCTCTCCCGCAGCGAAGACAAGCCGCCCGTCTTTGACATGTTCGCGGCGGGCGAGGTGGCTTTACAGCTCGGTTATGTCGAGGCCCGGTTGGCCGACCGCGACTATGTCATGGGCGATGCGTTCTCGGCGCCGGATATCGGCATGACCTATGTTGCGGAAATGGCGGAGCGCCTTGGCGAGCTTGGCCCGTATCCCAAACTCAGCGCCTATCTCGCCCGCAACAAAGCCAGACCCGCCTTTCAACGAGCCCTGGAAAAAACGGGCGGCTAA
- a CDS encoding secondary thiamine-phosphate synthase enzyme YjbQ has product MQATFELSTTGSGLYEFTRDIEMFVRGEDTATGLLTLFCQHTSCSLVIQENADPDVQRDLDAFFKRLVPDTDDPSMSYLRHRAEGPDDMPAHIKAALTQTSLSIPVSEGRLALGTWQGIYLFEHRIQPHTRRVVAHLSQ; this is encoded by the coding sequence ATGCAAGCCACGTTCGAACTCTCCACTACAGGCTCTGGGTTGTACGAATTTACCCGTGACATTGAGATGTTTGTCCGAGGTGAAGACACAGCGACAGGGCTTCTCACCTTGTTCTGCCAGCACACGTCCTGCTCGCTGGTCATTCAGGAAAATGCCGATCCTGATGTGCAGCGGGATCTCGATGCGTTCTTCAAACGCCTGGTCCCCGATACGGATGATCCGTCCATGTCTTATCTACGCCATCGCGCCGAAGGTCCGGACGATATGCCCGCGCACATTAAGGCGGCGCTGACGCAAACTTCCTTGTCGATTCCAGTGTCAGAAGGGCGGCTCGCGCTCGGCACCTGGCAAGGCATCTACTTGTTCGAGCATCGCATCCAGCCGCATACGCGACGCGTCGTGGCGCACCTCAGCCAGTAG
- the proC gene encoding pyrroline-5-carboxylate reductase — protein sequence MTQTMTLIGAGRMGSALAGGWLKAGFAGAIDIVDPYAPDTVHAWAEQGEVRLNPDVSTADMLVIAVKPQVFGDLAADISARVGSNTQVLSVMAGVSLATLEAKLGTARVARAMPNTPGLVGKGVTILCTRPGTSDATVAMLKNLLTPLGAVEGPIGEELLPAATAVSGCGPAYGFLLAEVMAAAGAAHGLDAELAMRLARKTVEGAGALMEASEEDAATLRQNVTSPNGVTQAALEVLMSDSAMPSAFRDAIAAAIARDNELSRETE from the coding sequence ATGACACAGACCATGACACTGATCGGTGCCGGCCGGATGGGATCAGCTTTGGCGGGCGGATGGCTGAAAGCCGGGTTTGCCGGGGCGATCGATATTGTTGATCCATACGCGCCAGACACTGTGCACGCTTGGGCAGAGCAGGGCGAGGTGCGGCTCAACCCGGATGTCTCGACGGCGGATATGCTGGTCATTGCTGTCAAACCGCAAGTGTTTGGCGACCTGGCAGCGGACATTTCTGCGCGCGTGGGTTCCAACACGCAGGTCCTGTCCGTCATGGCGGGTGTGTCGCTTGCGACCCTTGAGGCGAAGCTCGGAACCGCGCGTGTCGCCCGCGCCATGCCGAACACGCCAGGCCTTGTCGGTAAAGGCGTGACCATCCTGTGCACCCGGCCTGGGACATCGGACGCGACCGTCGCCATGCTGAAAAACCTGCTCACACCGCTGGGCGCTGTTGAGGGGCCGATTGGCGAGGAATTGTTGCCCGCTGCCACCGCCGTATCCGGTTGTGGACCGGCCTATGGGTTCCTGCTGGCGGAAGTCATGGCCGCTGCCGGAGCGGCTCACGGCCTCGACGCGGAGCTTGCTATGCGCCTCGCGCGCAAAACCGTGGAAGGCGCAGGGGCGCTGATGGAGGCGTCAGAAGAGGATGCGGCAACGCTGCGCCAGAACGTGACGTCTCCCAATGGCGTAACGCAGGCGGCGCTTGAGGTCTTGATGTCGGATTCCGCCATGCCATCTGCATTCAGAGATGCCATTGCAGCGGCCATTGCAAGGGACAATGAGCTGTCCAGGGAGACCGAATGA
- a CDS encoding YbjN domain-containing protein, with protein MSLSLDRSQTFESDALELVESCLTEAGWDFQRDEEDDTIQCITASKWGDMGGMFAHRHEPPAMHFSITLDVKPTESRRSAIAELVMMANERLWLGHFDYWADEGVIIFRHALPMLDRVEPEIGEIRAVLAAGLDAVNMFVPAFNFVIWAGKTPREALEAALFETAGEA; from the coding sequence ATGAGCCTATCCTTAGACCGTTCCCAGACATTTGAGAGCGACGCGCTTGAGCTTGTCGAAAGCTGCCTGACAGAGGCTGGCTGGGATTTTCAGCGCGATGAAGAGGATGACACCATCCAGTGCATAACGGCATCGAAATGGGGCGACATGGGTGGCATGTTTGCGCATCGCCATGAGCCGCCTGCCATGCATTTTTCGATCACGCTGGACGTCAAGCCAACGGAATCCCGCCGCTCGGCCATCGCGGAGCTGGTGATGATGGCGAATGAACGCCTCTGGCTCGGCCACTTCGATTACTGGGCCGACGAAGGCGTCATCATATTCCGCCATGCCCTGCCCATGCTTGATCGGGTTGAGCCCGAGATTGGCGAGATCCGTGCGGTTCTCGCAGCTGGACTGGATGCGGTGAACATGTTCGTTCCGGCGTTCAACTTCGTCATCTGGGCTGGCAAGACCCCGCGCGAGGCCCTGGAAGCGGCGCTGTTCGAAACGGCGGGCGAAGCCTAG
- a CDS encoding accessory factor UbiK family protein has product MSAKSPMLDDLAGLMTGAMGAARAAGEEVKTAGQSRVRAMIADMDLASREEVEALKAIAVQALERVEALEKRLEKLEK; this is encoded by the coding sequence ATGTCTGCCAAAAGCCCGATGCTGGATGATCTCGCCGGATTGATGACCGGAGCGATGGGCGCCGCCCGCGCCGCCGGTGAGGAAGTGAAAACCGCTGGCCAGTCGCGCGTGCGTGCGATGATTGCCGATATGGATCTCGCCAGCCGCGAGGAAGTCGAAGCGTTGAAGGCAATTGCTGTGCAGGCTCTGGAGCGCGTCGAGGCCCTCGAAAAGCGCCTCGAGAAGCTCGAGAAATAG